The Thermococcus sp. 21S7 genome window below encodes:
- a CDS encoding DUF460 domain-containing protein produces the protein MGSILILGIDVVSENPKRFAVVSWFNGRLERKGEFTLYRLIRFIQSKRPDMVAMDSVTELGDDLRKFLRALPSGTKLVQVTGRPGEQRSLQSLAREHGIRTGDRFDPYEEAKLSALLASKGVGYEVLAFEDEVIIKVTRGRSHGKGGWSQDRYRKRVHNLVRDKVREIEDRLRRAEIPFDLETEEKDYGLAKGEFKVYARREELAGLIKPTRGGDVEVRIQPVERAELGFAPLRGEEAIRERRSIIVGIDPGITVGIAAIDLNGRIVALHSERNMPVGEVFRFISDVGHPVVVATDVNPAPGFVEKIARSFKANLFVPRESLRVEEKNELLRNLGISVDDDHQRDALAAAYKAYLRLKPKLEHVEAKLREAGLTRKADEVKALVIQGYNLGEAMQRVTLRERPKEEERPEEGPGVDVRPYIRRIRELERRIEFLERENAELREVIKEQKRVIGRLERKLVDYDEEIRRKVLRERELEAKVKRIEILEKQLKEAKAVIERLSRDLVQVKRMNVVEIRGSAVPLKVMNVLSWRELQRLEREIGIKRGDVLFVVNPAGAGRSIAEELVGKGIRALITEKPLPGPVREVLREAHLPFFTSEELDVKRVDEFAVVERETLERAIEELLAGWEEEDREREAERLLRLVEEYRIERMKELRRKAEEESKSEHRKA, from the coding sequence GTGGGATCCATTCTAATCCTGGGAATCGACGTGGTGAGCGAGAACCCCAAGAGGTTCGCCGTCGTGAGCTGGTTCAACGGCAGGCTTGAGAGAAAGGGTGAGTTCACCCTGTATCGCTTGATCCGCTTCATCCAGTCCAAGAGACCGGATATGGTGGCCATGGACAGCGTCACCGAGCTTGGAGACGATCTCAGAAAGTTTCTCCGCGCCCTCCCGAGCGGGACGAAGCTCGTCCAGGTGACCGGCCGTCCGGGTGAACAGAGAAGCCTTCAAAGCCTCGCGAGAGAGCACGGGATACGAACAGGGGATCGCTTCGACCCCTATGAGGAGGCCAAGCTCTCCGCCCTGCTGGCCAGCAAGGGGGTTGGCTACGAGGTTCTGGCATTTGAGGACGAGGTGATAATCAAGGTAACCCGGGGCAGGAGCCACGGCAAGGGCGGCTGGAGCCAGGACAGGTACAGGAAGCGCGTTCACAACCTCGTCCGCGATAAGGTGAGGGAGATAGAGGACAGACTGAGGAGAGCTGAGATACCCTTCGATCTTGAGACCGAGGAGAAGGACTACGGCCTGGCCAAGGGGGAGTTCAAGGTCTACGCCCGAAGGGAAGAACTCGCCGGACTGATAAAGCCCACCCGCGGCGGGGACGTCGAGGTGAGGATTCAGCCGGTTGAGAGGGCCGAACTTGGCTTCGCCCCCCTGAGGGGCGAGGAGGCGATACGCGAGAGGAGGAGCATCATAGTGGGAATAGACCCGGGGATAACCGTGGGCATAGCTGCGATAGACCTGAACGGAAGGATAGTCGCCCTCCACAGCGAGAGGAACATGCCTGTCGGCGAGGTCTTCCGCTTCATAAGCGACGTCGGTCATCCCGTTGTCGTTGCCACCGATGTAAACCCCGCCCCCGGATTCGTCGAAAAAATTGCCCGTTCCTTCAAGGCCAACCTTTTCGTCCCCAGGGAGAGCCTCCGGGTTGAGGAGAAGAACGAACTCCTGCGGAACCTGGGGATAAGCGTCGACGACGACCATCAGCGAGATGCCCTGGCTGCCGCCTACAAGGCTTACCTTCGCCTGAAGCCCAAGCTTGAACATGTGGAAGCAAAGCTCCGTGAGGCTGGGCTCACGAGGAAGGCCGACGAGGTCAAAGCTTTGGTCATTCAGGGCTACAACCTCGGTGAGGCCATGCAGCGCGTTACACTGCGCGAGAGGCCGAAGGAGGAAGAGAGGCCTGAAGAGGGGCCGGGGGTGGACGTGAGGCCGTATATAAGGCGCATCCGTGAGCTGGAGAGGAGGATAGAGTTCCTTGAGAGGGAGAACGCTGAGCTGAGGGAGGTCATAAAGGAGCAGAAGAGGGTAATCGGCCGGCTTGAGAGAAAGCTGGTTGACTACGACGAGGAGATTAGGAGGAAGGTTCTCCGCGAGAGGGAGCTGGAGGCGAAGGTGAAGCGCATCGAAATCCTCGAAAAACAGCTGAAGGAGGCCAAGGCAGTCATTGAAAGGCTGAGCCGCGACCTCGTTCAGGTTAAAAGGATGAACGTGGTGGAGATACGCGGCAGCGCGGTTCCCCTCAAGGTCATGAACGTCCTCAGCTGGCGCGAACTCCAGAGGCTGGAACGTGAAATAGGAATCAAGCGGGGGGACGTTCTCTTCGTCGTAAACCCCGCCGGCGCGGGCAGGAGTATAGCCGAGGAGCTGGTTGGGAAGGGGATACGCGCCCTGATCACCGAGAAGCCCCTTCCGGGGCCTGTGAGGGAAGTCCTCCGGGAGGCCCACCTGCCATTCTTCACGAGCGAGGAGCTGGACGTCAAGAGGGTTGACGAGTTCGCCGTCGTTGAGAGGGAGACCCTTGAAAGGGCAATTGAGGAACTGCTGGCGGGGTGGGAGGAGGAAGACCGCGAGAGGGAGGCAGAGAGGCTCCTCCGCCTCGTGGAGGAGTACCGGATAGAGCGCATGAAGGAGCTGAGGAGAAAGGCCGAGGAGGAATCCAAATCGGAGCATCGAAAGGCTTAA
- the pcp gene encoding pyroglutamyl-peptidase I, with product MKVLVTGFEPFGGEEINPSWEAVSGLPGEVDGAAIIKRRLPVTFNGVRKVLPRIIIDEKPDLVILTGQAGGRPNVTVERVAINVMDSTMPDNEGFAPEDEPVFEGAPAAYFATLPIKAIVGALREEKIPAGISNTAGTYVCNTAMFTALHTIAVAGMETKAGFIHVPFSHEQALEKPRPSMALETIRKAILVAVKASIAGVIKAR from the coding sequence ATGAAAGTGCTCGTGACGGGATTTGAACCCTTCGGCGGTGAGGAGATAAACCCGTCCTGGGAGGCCGTTTCGGGGCTTCCTGGGGAGGTGGATGGCGCAGCGATAATCAAACGCAGGCTTCCTGTGACCTTCAACGGCGTCAGGAAGGTTCTCCCGAGGATTATCATTGATGAGAAACCTGACCTTGTAATCCTGACCGGTCAGGCCGGCGGGAGGCCGAACGTAACCGTCGAGCGCGTTGCAATAAACGTCATGGACTCAACGATGCCCGACAACGAGGGATTTGCTCCGGAGGACGAGCCGGTCTTTGAGGGTGCTCCGGCGGCATACTTCGCAACACTTCCGATAAAGGCCATCGTGGGGGCTTTGAGGGAGGAGAAAATTCCCGCTGGAATCTCCAACACCGCGGGAACCTACGTCTGCAATACTGCAATGTTCACGGCCCTGCACACGATAGCCGTGGCAGGAATGGAAACCAAGGCCGGCTTCATCCACGTTCCCTTTAGCCACGAGCAGGCCCTGGAGAAACCGCGGCCTTCAATGGCCCTTGAAACGATAAGAAAAGCGATTTTAGTGGCGGTGAAGGCTTCCATTGCGGGTGTGATTAAAGCTCGTTGA
- a CDS encoding NAD(P)/FAD-dependent oxidoreductase: MRYDVLIIGGGPVGNYLANLLARDFSVAVVERKGAFGGKACTGIIGAENYERLGLPEGAVLNRLRGAVFYSRIQSFEIERKSPQAYLVDRKALERWLAERAVGKGVDYYMATTFLAFRDGKAVLQRLGERIEVEADFYIGADGVNSTVAKAIGVRTKAEFLSGYEAEVVGEFDPDSVEVWVNKDINPEFFFWVAPVSEDVARVGTFGSPDAFHRFLKVRMLKPTSVVEFKAGSVGFGVRKPWVRGNVALVGDAALQIKPTTAGGIVYGMYCAHVLRRALLDGRLGDYEKGCSFVRKQVSFGLRFRKLFLGMSQDDIEKVFEVLGSPEAREVIEGQADFDDHVKTAKAIFKRPKLLARLIKISPAIVRTLL; the protein is encoded by the coding sequence ATGAGGTACGACGTTCTTATCATCGGCGGCGGGCCGGTTGGCAACTACCTCGCAAACCTGCTCGCGAGGGACTTCAGTGTGGCCGTTGTGGAGAGAAAGGGGGCCTTCGGGGGAAAGGCCTGCACCGGCATAATAGGTGCCGAGAACTATGAGAGGCTCGGCCTTCCGGAGGGCGCGGTTTTGAACAGGCTCCGCGGAGCGGTTTTCTACTCGCGAATACAGAGCTTCGAGATAGAGAGAAAATCGCCTCAAGCGTATCTCGTGGACAGAAAAGCTCTTGAGAGGTGGCTGGCCGAGAGGGCGGTTGGAAAGGGTGTGGATTACTACATGGCCACCACGTTCCTTGCCTTCAGGGACGGAAAGGCCGTCCTCCAGAGGCTCGGCGAGAGGATCGAGGTAGAGGCAGACTTCTACATCGGAGCCGACGGCGTGAACAGCACCGTAGCCAAGGCGATAGGTGTCCGGACGAAGGCGGAGTTTCTGAGCGGCTACGAGGCGGAGGTGGTGGGAGAATTCGACCCGGACTCCGTCGAAGTCTGGGTGAACAAGGATATAAACCCGGAGTTTTTCTTCTGGGTGGCCCCCGTGAGCGAGGATGTAGCCAGGGTCGGGACGTTCGGGAGCCCCGATGCCTTTCACAGGTTCCTGAAGGTAAGGATGCTGAAGCCAACTTCGGTAGTCGAGTTCAAAGCCGGAAGCGTCGGCTTCGGCGTGAGGAAGCCCTGGGTCAGGGGCAACGTGGCCCTCGTCGGCGATGCCGCGCTCCAGATTAAGCCCACCACCGCGGGAGGAATAGTATACGGGATGTACTGCGCCCACGTCCTCAGGAGGGCACTCCTAGATGGAAGGCTTGGGGACTACGAGAAGGGCTGCTCCTTCGTCAGGAAGCAGGTGAGCTTCGGGCTCAGGTTTAGGAAGCTCTTCCTCGGCATGAGTCAGGACGACATAGAAAAAGTCTTTGAGGTTCTCGGAAGTCCGGAGGCAAGGGAGGTAATAGAGGGCCAAGCTGACTTCGACGACCACGTGAAGACCGCGAAGGCAATCTTTAAGAGGCCGAAGCTCCTCGCAAGGCTGATAAAGATAAGCCCCGCCATAGTCAGAACCCTCCTGTGA
- a CDS encoding ASCH domain-containing protein, whose protein sequence is MATWRMGLQEEYLRAIAEGRKKIEGRLYDEKRQGIRPGDTIIFENRLMCVVKDVRVYSSFREMLEKEGIENVLPGVESIEEGVKVYRRFYSEEKEKKYGVAAIEVEPVAWMGNHLNDSQPKS, encoded by the coding sequence ATGGCAACGTGGAGAATGGGGCTTCAGGAGGAGTACCTCAGGGCGATAGCCGAGGGCAGGAAAAAGATCGAGGGGCGTCTGTACGACGAGAAGCGGCAGGGGATAAGGCCAGGGGACACGATAATCTTCGAGAACAGGCTGATGTGCGTGGTGAAGGACGTGAGGGTCTACTCCTCCTTCAGGGAGATGCTGGAGAAGGAAGGCATTGAGAACGTCCTGCCCGGCGTGGAGAGCATCGAGGAGGGCGTTAAGGTCTACAGGCGCTTTTATTCCGAGGAGAAGGAAAAGAAGTACGGGGTGGCGGCGATAGAGGTTGAACCTGTGGCGTGGATGGGGAACCACTTGAATGACTCCCAACCAAAAAGTTAA